The Streptomyces sp. P9-A4 genome contains a region encoding:
- a CDS encoding amidohydrolase family protein: MTDRYTVISADCHAGGDLLDYRPYLEKKHHEDFDAWAATYVNPYEDLLADTADRNWNSQRRLRELEADGIVAEVVFPNTIPPFFPKASLMAQPPTAAEYEQRWAGLQAHNRWLADFCADAPGRRAGVAQILLNDVDAAVAEIRRTREAGLTGGILLPGVPPGSPVPELYSEAYDPIWAVCAELDVPVNHHGGSASPPLGDEPAARAVFMVETTWFSHRALWHLVFGGVFRRHPGLKLVLTEQGSGWIPGVLDMLDYYHGRLVAASTRASTAESKFGAGLAESMGRGPSEVWRENCFVGASFMRPHEVPLRERIGLDKIMWGSDYPHDEGTTPYSREGLRIAYAGLPQEEVAAMVGGNAARVYGFDLDLLDAVAAVHGPTVEEIAEPLKEIPAGATSPAFAPGGSVRVW; the protein is encoded by the coding sequence ATGACCGACCGCTACACGGTGATCTCCGCCGACTGCCACGCGGGCGGGGACCTCCTCGACTACCGGCCGTACCTGGAGAAGAAGCACCACGAGGACTTCGACGCCTGGGCGGCGACCTACGTCAACCCGTACGAGGACCTGCTCGCCGACACCGCCGACCGCAACTGGAACTCGCAGCGCCGGCTGCGCGAGCTGGAGGCGGACGGCATCGTCGCCGAGGTCGTCTTCCCGAACACCATCCCGCCGTTCTTCCCCAAGGCCTCCCTGATGGCCCAGCCGCCCACCGCCGCCGAGTACGAGCAGCGCTGGGCCGGGCTCCAGGCGCACAACCGCTGGCTGGCCGACTTCTGCGCGGACGCGCCGGGGCGCAGGGCGGGTGTGGCGCAGATCCTCCTCAACGACGTGGACGCGGCGGTCGCGGAGATCCGCCGCACCCGCGAGGCCGGGCTCACCGGCGGCATCCTGCTCCCCGGGGTCCCGCCGGGCTCGCCCGTGCCCGAGCTGTACTCGGAGGCGTACGACCCGATCTGGGCCGTCTGCGCCGAGCTCGACGTCCCCGTCAACCACCACGGCGGCTCGGCCTCGCCGCCGCTGGGCGACGAACCGGCCGCGCGGGCCGTCTTCATGGTGGAGACCACCTGGTTCTCGCACCGGGCGCTGTGGCACCTGGTCTTCGGCGGCGTCTTCCGGCGCCACCCGGGGCTCAAGCTGGTCCTCACCGAGCAGGGCTCCGGCTGGATCCCGGGCGTGCTCGACATGCTGGACTACTACCACGGCCGGCTGGTCGCGGCCTCGACCCGGGCGAGCACCGCCGAGTCGAAGTTCGGTGCCGGGCTCGCCGAGTCGATGGGCCGGGGGCCCAGCGAGGTCTGGCGGGAGAACTGCTTCGTCGGGGCGAGCTTCATGCGCCCCCACGAGGTGCCGCTGCGCGAGCGGATCGGCCTCGACAAGATCATGTGGGGCAGCGACTACCCGCACGACGAGGGCACCACCCCGTACTCCCGTGAAGGCCTCCGGATCGCCTACGCGGGACTGCCCCAGGAGGAGGTCGCGGCGATGGTCGGCGGCAACGCGGCCCGCGTCTACGGCTTCGACCTCGACCTGCTCGACGCCGTGGCCGCCGTCCACGGCCCGACCGTCGAGGAGATCGCCGAACCCCTGAAGGAGATCCCGGCGGGTGCCACCAGCCCGGCCTTCGCCCCCGGCGGGTCGGTCCGCGTCTGGTGA
- a CDS encoding lysoplasmalogenase codes for MKTSSRVLLAAFGLAAAVDLVSLLAGAELGHQIAKPLLMPLLAAYAVTLGAPKLLTAALLFGWGGDLFLLSDADWAFLVGMGSFAAGHVCYLVLFGRRRTSPQLGVLYAVALAGTLVLLWPDLPADLRIPVAAYSLLLAAMAYRASALGLLAGVGGALFLLSDTLIATGVAEWPQLPAPDFWVMLTYIAAQYLLTVGALGAMYGERRTTV; via the coding sequence GTGAAGACCTCCTCCCGCGTCCTGCTCGCCGCCTTCGGGCTCGCCGCAGCCGTCGACCTGGTCTCCCTGCTCGCCGGCGCCGAGCTCGGCCACCAGATCGCCAAGCCCCTCCTGATGCCGCTGCTCGCCGCGTACGCCGTCACCCTGGGCGCCCCGAAGCTGCTGACCGCCGCGCTCCTCTTCGGCTGGGGCGGCGACCTCTTCCTGCTCTCCGACGCCGACTGGGCCTTCCTCGTCGGCATGGGCTCCTTCGCCGCCGGGCACGTCTGCTACCTGGTCCTCTTCGGACGCCGGCGTACGTCCCCTCAGCTCGGCGTCCTGTACGCGGTCGCCCTCGCCGGCACCCTCGTGCTCCTGTGGCCCGACCTCCCCGCCGACCTGCGGATCCCGGTCGCCGCGTACTCCCTGCTCCTCGCCGCCATGGCCTACCGCGCGAGCGCCCTCGGGCTGCTCGCGGGGGTCGGCGGCGCGCTGTTCCTGCTGTCCGACACCCTCATCGCCACCGGCGTCGCCGAATGGCCGCAGCTGCCCGCGCCCGACTTCTGGGTCATGCTGACCTACATCGCGGCGCAGTACCTGCTGACGGTGGGAGCACTCGGGGCGATGTACGGTGAACGTCGTACAACTGTCTGA
- a CDS encoding DUF485 domain-containing protein encodes MATEAPPPPRDGTATAAGPVQPTTEEFVEVQQGEEFGELRRTYRSFAFPLTLAFIAWYLLYVLLSNYAGGFMGTKVFGNINMALVLGLGQFLTTFLIAWLYSRHAANRLDPKAEAIRTRMEGDV; translated from the coding sequence GTGGCTACCGAAGCACCGCCGCCGCCCAGAGACGGGACGGCGACCGCCGCCGGTCCCGTACAGCCCACGACGGAGGAGTTCGTCGAGGTGCAGCAGGGCGAGGAGTTCGGCGAACTGCGCCGCACGTACCGCTCGTTCGCCTTCCCGCTCACCCTGGCCTTCATCGCCTGGTACCTGCTGTACGTGCTGCTCTCCAACTACGCGGGCGGCTTCATGGGCACCAAGGTCTTCGGCAACATCAACATGGCGCTGGTCCTGGGCCTCGGCCAGTTCCTCACCACCTTCCTCATCGCCTGGCTCTACTCGCGGCACGCGGCGAACCGGCTCGACCCCAAGGCCGAAGCCATCAGAACCCGTATGGAGGGCGACGTATGA
- a CDS encoding zinc-dependent alcohol dehydrogenase family protein, translating into MRATTIHAPFDMRVEDVPDPVIQDPTDVVLRVLRACICGSDLWAYRGESARQPGQRIGHEFLGIVEAAGSEVTGFTAGDLVVAPFVWSDGTCDYCAEGLQTSCPQGGFWGSAGSDGGQGEAVRVPFADGTLVKLPADAASDDHLLTALLALSDVMGTGHHAALGAGVKPGSTVAVVGDGAVGLCGVLAAKRLGAERIIALGRHTARTDIARLFGATDVVAERGEAAEAAVRELTGGQGAHGVIEAVGTEQSMRTAVAIARDGGSIGYVGVPHGSGTGLDLSVMFDRNIALRGGVAPVRAYIPELLPDVLDGTIDPSPVFDLTVGLDGVPGGYKAMDERTSLKVLVKP; encoded by the coding sequence ATGCGCGCCACCACCATCCACGCCCCGTTCGACATGCGCGTGGAGGACGTGCCCGACCCGGTGATCCAGGACCCCACGGACGTCGTCCTGCGGGTCCTGCGCGCCTGCATCTGCGGCAGCGACCTCTGGGCCTACCGAGGCGAGTCCGCCCGGCAGCCCGGCCAGCGCATCGGCCACGAGTTCCTCGGCATCGTCGAGGCGGCCGGCTCCGAGGTCACCGGCTTCACCGCCGGCGACCTCGTCGTCGCCCCCTTCGTCTGGTCCGACGGCACCTGCGACTACTGCGCCGAGGGCCTCCAGACCTCCTGCCCGCAGGGCGGCTTCTGGGGCTCCGCCGGCTCCGACGGCGGCCAGGGCGAGGCCGTCCGGGTGCCCTTCGCCGACGGCACCCTCGTCAAGCTGCCCGCCGACGCCGCCTCCGACGACCACCTGCTGACCGCGCTCCTCGCGCTCTCCGACGTCATGGGCACCGGCCACCACGCCGCCCTCGGCGCGGGCGTGAAGCCCGGCTCCACCGTCGCCGTCGTCGGTGACGGCGCGGTCGGCCTCTGCGGCGTCCTCGCCGCCAAGCGGCTCGGCGCCGAGCGGATCATCGCGCTGGGCCGGCACACCGCCCGTACCGACATCGCCCGGCTCTTCGGCGCCACCGACGTCGTCGCCGAGCGCGGCGAGGCCGCCGAGGCCGCCGTCCGCGAGCTCACCGGCGGCCAGGGCGCCCACGGCGTCATCGAGGCCGTCGGCACCGAGCAGTCCATGCGGACCGCCGTCGCCATCGCCCGCGACGGCGGCTCCATCGGCTACGTCGGCGTCCCGCACGGCAGCGGCACCGGCCTCGACCTGTCCGTCATGTTCGACCGGAACATCGCGCTGCGCGGCGGCGTCGCCCCCGTGCGCGCGTACATCCCGGAACTGCTCCCCGACGTCCTCGACGGCACCATCGACCCGTCCCCGGTCTTCGACCTGACCGTCGGCCTGGACGGCGTCCCCGGCGGCTACAAGGCGATGGACGAGCGCACGTCCCTGAAGGTCCTCGTCAAGCCGTAA
- a CDS encoding amidohydrolase family protein — protein MSHEDPYLIISSDCHAGLPTEEYRPYLDPRFHREFDDFLAGRDARREAMTRLGVRNEAFADRWFHDNEEGLRGGWDPVQRLKELDGDGVAAEVVFPDADAVDSQTAAPFGVGLGLSGDQDPELGMAGAQAHNRWLAEFVGQNPERHCGVALLPITAEPAKVVAEIHRAKESGLGALMIPSMWVDKAPYHDRRYDPVWAAAAETGMPLVTHSGAAPREEYGDHLGIYVSEVTFWPARPLWFLLWSGVFERHPGLRFGIAESGCWWLPNLLWFMDRLYLGAHGGKKLSPFAELKRPPSEYLDRQVFICATNTKRRELAQRYEIGVDNILWGSDFPHPEGTWPDTRAWLRKTFHDIPVTETRRMLGLAAAEVFGFDIRILDPIARRIGPTPADLGQPADQAAVEASWARSREVGRHWLTDHDFPTLGATP, from the coding sequence ATGAGTCATGAAGACCCGTACCTGATCATCTCCTCCGACTGCCACGCCGGGCTGCCCACCGAGGAGTACCGGCCCTATCTCGACCCCCGCTTCCACCGCGAGTTCGACGACTTCCTGGCCGGCCGGGACGCCCGCCGGGAAGCCATGACCCGGCTCGGGGTGCGCAACGAGGCCTTCGCCGACCGCTGGTTCCACGACAACGAGGAGGGGCTGCGCGGCGGCTGGGACCCCGTGCAGCGGCTCAAGGAACTCGACGGCGACGGGGTGGCGGCGGAGGTCGTCTTCCCCGACGCGGACGCCGTCGACAGCCAGACCGCCGCCCCCTTCGGTGTCGGCCTGGGGCTCTCCGGCGACCAGGACCCCGAGCTGGGCATGGCGGGCGCGCAGGCGCACAACCGGTGGCTCGCCGAGTTCGTCGGACAGAACCCCGAGCGGCACTGCGGGGTGGCGCTGCTGCCGATCACCGCCGAGCCGGCGAAGGTCGTCGCCGAGATACACCGCGCCAAGGAGTCCGGGCTCGGCGCGCTGATGATCCCCTCCATGTGGGTCGACAAGGCGCCGTACCACGACCGGCGCTACGACCCGGTCTGGGCCGCCGCCGCCGAGACCGGGATGCCGCTGGTCACCCACTCGGGGGCCGCGCCGCGCGAGGAGTACGGCGACCACCTCGGCATCTACGTCTCCGAAGTCACCTTCTGGCCGGCCAGGCCGCTCTGGTTCCTGCTCTGGTCCGGGGTCTTCGAGCGCCACCCCGGCCTGCGGTTCGGCATCGCGGAGTCCGGCTGCTGGTGGCTGCCCAACCTGCTGTGGTTCATGGACCGGCTCTACCTCGGCGCGCACGGCGGCAAGAAGCTGTCCCCGTTCGCCGAGCTGAAGCGCCCGCCCAGCGAGTACCTGGACCGGCAGGTCTTCATCTGCGCCACCAACACCAAACGGCGGGAACTCGCCCAGCGGTACGAGATCGGCGTCGACAACATCCTGTGGGGCTCGGACTTCCCGCACCCCGAGGGCACCTGGCCGGACACGCGCGCGTGGCTCCGGAAGACCTTCCACGACATCCCGGTGACGGAGACCCGCCGGATGCTGGGGCTCGCGGCGGCCGAGGTCTTCGGATTCGATATTCGAATATTGGATCCGATCGCCCGACGCATCGGCCCCACCCCGGCCGACCTCGGCCAGCCCGCCGACCAGGCCGCCGTGGAGGCCTCCTGGGCCCGCTCCCGCGAGGTCGGCCGTCACTGGCTCACGGACCACGACTTCCCGACGCTGGGAGCCACGCCATGA
- a CDS encoding S8 family peptidase, with protein MAHLGSRRGRALALPVGLALTASLGFLAPGAASAAELSDAPAAVATNGPKLSYVVNVDGGRWTAASVKKAIAAAGGEVVVSYDQIGVIVVHSQNPEFAKTIRQARGVVSAGSTRTAPLTVQSDDAVDEGAQTLSAAEAKAAAERATDEQDPLEPLQWDLPAIKADKAHQKTLGSKRVTVGIIDTGVDDTHPDLAPNFDAAKSANCVSGKPDTTAGSWRPNVGESDHGTHVAGTIGAAKNGIGVTGVAPGVKLAGIKVSTPDGFFYTEAVVCGFVWAAEHGVDITNNSYYTDPWMFACKNDADQKALIEAVTRATRYAERRGTVNVAAAGNSKFDLAADSILDNSSPNDTTPGDRVIDPKECFDYPAMLPGVVTVSATGAKDLKASYSNYGLGVIDVAAPGGDSTVYQAPDAPAVNGRILSTTVNGGYNYKAGTSMASPHAAGVLALIKSTHPHASPAALKALLYAQADDRACTNPYDIDNDGKIDAVCEGGKNKNGFYGAGLIDALDAVRR; from the coding sequence ATGGCTCATCTGGGATCGAGGCGCGGTCGAGCTCTCGCTCTGCCGGTTGGTCTCGCGCTCACGGCCTCGCTCGGCTTCCTTGCGCCCGGCGCCGCCTCCGCCGCGGAACTGAGTGACGCTCCGGCCGCCGTCGCGACGAACGGCCCGAAGCTCTCGTACGTCGTCAACGTCGACGGTGGCCGCTGGACCGCCGCCTCGGTGAAGAAGGCCATAGCCGCCGCCGGTGGCGAGGTCGTCGTCTCGTACGACCAGATAGGCGTCATAGTCGTCCACTCGCAGAACCCCGAGTTCGCGAAGACGATCCGTCAGGCGCGCGGTGTGGTGTCGGCCGGTTCGACCCGTACCGCCCCGCTGACCGTCCAGTCCGACGACGCCGTCGACGAGGGCGCGCAGACGCTGTCCGCCGCCGAGGCGAAGGCCGCCGCCGAGCGCGCGACGGACGAGCAGGACCCGCTGGAGCCCCTGCAGTGGGACCTCCCGGCGATCAAGGCCGACAAGGCCCACCAGAAGACCCTCGGCAGCAAGCGGGTCACGGTCGGCATCATCGACACCGGTGTCGACGACACCCACCCGGACCTGGCGCCGAACTTCGACGCCGCCAAGTCCGCCAACTGCGTGTCCGGCAAGCCGGACACCACCGCCGGATCGTGGCGTCCGAACGTGGGCGAGAGCGACCACGGCACGCACGTCGCCGGCACCATCGGCGCCGCCAAGAACGGCATCGGCGTCACCGGTGTCGCGCCGGGCGTGAAGCTCGCCGGCATCAAGGTGTCCACCCCGGACGGCTTCTTCTACACCGAGGCCGTGGTCTGTGGCTTCGTGTGGGCGGCCGAGCACGGCGTCGACATCACGAACAACAGCTACTACACCGACCCGTGGATGTTCGCGTGCAAGAACGACGCGGACCAGAAGGCCCTGATCGAGGCCGTCACCCGCGCGACCCGCTACGCGGAGCGCCGGGGCACGGTCAACGTCGCGGCGGCGGGCAACTCGAAGTTCGACCTCGCGGCCGACTCGATCCTCGACAACAGCAGCCCGAACGACACCACTCCGGGCGACCGGGTCATCGACCCGAAGGAGTGCTTCGACTACCCGGCGATGCTGCCGGGCGTCGTGACGGTCTCCGCGACCGGAGCCAAGGACCTCAAGGCGTCCTACTCCAACTACGGTCTCGGTGTCATCGACGTCGCCGCCCCCGGTGGCGACAGCACCGTCTACCAGGCCCCGGACGCCCCGGCGGTCAACGGCCGCATCCTGTCGACCACGGTCAACGGCGGCTACAACTACAAGGCCGGTACGTCGATGGCCTCGCCGCACGCGGCGGGTGTCCTGGCGCTCATCAAGTCGACGCACCCCCACGCGAGCCCGGCGGCGCTGAAGGCGCTGCTGTACGCGCAGGCCGACGACCGCGCCTGCACCAACCCGTACGACATCGACAACGACGGCAAGATCGACGCCGTCTGCGAGGGTGGCAAGAACAAGAACGGCTTCTACGGGGCCGGTCTGATCGACGCGCTGGACGCCGTCCGCCGCTAA
- a CDS encoding acetoacetate decarboxylase family protein: MARVRYGARTDAEAAAARERSAKLPDIWSTGVVAVWETDPDVVAAVLPPPLKPAARPLVRANISKVDLPGYPLGAGSVAVAAAHGDKEGWYPLVMPMTHERALVGGREVFGEPKKLGEVTVEREGLVVRAALARHGIAFVEVRGAVSGPLPLPEPVEKTDFYFKFLPGVDGTGFDADPVLVHCVRNEKVRKLERVTGDVILRESMYDPVADLPVRRLVEITLGEKTTDQKGTVAERVSARALLPYVHQRYDDPLHILDGPPEGSV; encoded by the coding sequence ATGGCACGAGTACGGTACGGGGCGCGCACCGACGCCGAGGCGGCGGCGGCACGCGAACGGAGCGCCAAGCTCCCCGACATCTGGTCCACCGGAGTGGTCGCCGTCTGGGAGACCGACCCGGACGTCGTCGCGGCGGTCCTGCCGCCCCCGCTGAAACCCGCCGCGCGTCCCCTGGTGCGCGCCAACATCAGCAAGGTCGACCTGCCCGGCTATCCGCTCGGCGCCGGCTCGGTGGCGGTCGCCGCCGCCCACGGCGACAAGGAGGGCTGGTACCCGCTGGTCATGCCGATGACCCACGAACGGGCCCTGGTCGGCGGACGCGAGGTCTTCGGCGAACCCAAGAAGCTGGGCGAGGTCACGGTCGAGCGCGAGGGGCTCGTCGTCCGCGCGGCCCTCGCCCGGCACGGCATCGCGTTCGTGGAGGTCCGCGGCGCCGTCTCCGGACCGCTGCCGCTGCCGGAGCCCGTCGAGAAGACGGACTTCTACTTCAAGTTCCTGCCCGGGGTGGACGGCACCGGCTTCGACGCCGACCCCGTCCTCGTCCACTGTGTCCGCAACGAGAAGGTGCGGAAGCTGGAGCGGGTCACCGGGGACGTGATCCTGCGCGAGTCCATGTACGACCCGGTCGCCGACCTCCCCGTCCGCCGCCTCGTCGAGATCACCCTCGGCGAGAAGACCACCGACCAGAAGGGCACGGTCGCCGAACGCGTCTCCGCGCGCGCCCTGCTGCCCTATGTCCACCAGCGCTACGACGACCCGCTGCACATCCTCGACGGCCCCCCGGAAGGAAGCGTCTGA
- a CDS encoding CoA transferase produces MDNTVRSGTELLWSALGGDPALVDRVEYGGVSGLLPARLPVMDLARATVAVAGLAAVEHAGGAGPVRVDDGAVATAFVSERHLRVDGRAPVNFAPLSRFWRAADGWVRTHANYPHHRAALLTALGVREESVEAVAAAVGERKAVEVETAVYAAGGLAVALRTPGEWAAHPQGREVAARPLLTRERLDEAPPRRRSGPLRVLDLTRVIAGPVATRTLALLGADVLRIDPPGNPELPDQHADTDVGKRTAALDLDRPSDRRTFGELLDSADVLVTGYRPGALDRFDLGRPGLVTARLSAWGDYGPWGGRRGFDSLVQVATGIAVAEGSAEEPGALPAQALDHGTGYLLAATVLRSLTEQRAEGGSRLVRLALAQTGHWLTGTLPRYEPGRYLAESEGPLGRLRHALSPVSYEGGPAGWSRPPGIAGADAPEWLGG; encoded by the coding sequence ATGGACAACACAGTGCGTTCCGGTACGGAGTTGCTGTGGTCGGCCCTCGGCGGCGATCCCGCCCTGGTCGACCGGGTGGAGTACGGCGGGGTGTCCGGGCTGCTGCCCGCGCGGCTGCCGGTGATGGATCTGGCGCGGGCGACGGTCGCCGTCGCCGGGCTCGCCGCGGTGGAGCACGCGGGCGGTGCGGGTCCGGTGCGGGTGGACGACGGGGCCGTCGCCACCGCCTTCGTGAGTGAGCGTCATCTGCGGGTCGACGGTCGGGCCCCGGTGAACTTCGCGCCGCTGTCGCGGTTCTGGCGGGCGGCCGACGGCTGGGTCCGTACCCACGCCAACTACCCGCACCACCGGGCGGCGTTGCTCACCGCGCTCGGCGTGCGGGAGGAGTCGGTGGAGGCCGTCGCCGCGGCGGTCGGGGAGCGGAAGGCCGTCGAGGTCGAGACGGCGGTGTACGCGGCCGGGGGGCTGGCCGTCGCCCTGCGCACGCCCGGGGAGTGGGCGGCGCATCCGCAGGGCCGGGAGGTGGCGGCGCGACCGCTGCTGACCCGGGAGCGGCTCGACGAGGCTCCGCCGCGGCGCCGTTCGGGGCCGCTGCGGGTCCTGGATCTGACCCGGGTGATCGCCGGGCCGGTCGCGACGAGGACGCTGGCGCTGCTGGGGGCGGACGTGCTGCGGATCGACCCGCCGGGCAACCCCGAACTGCCGGACCAGCACGCGGACACGGACGTCGGGAAGCGGACCGCCGCGCTCGATCTGGACCGCCCTTCGGACCGGCGCACCTTCGGTGAACTCCTCGACTCCGCCGATGTGTTGGTGACCGGCTACCGGCCGGGGGCGCTCGACCGGTTCGACCTGGGGCGGCCGGGTCTGGTGACCGCCCGGCTCTCCGCCTGGGGCGACTACGGGCCGTGGGGCGGGCGGCGCGGCTTCGACAGCCTGGTCCAGGTGGCGACCGGGATCGCGGTCGCCGAGGGGTCGGCCGAGGAGCCGGGGGCGCTGCCGGCGCAGGCCCTGGACCACGGCACGGGTTATCTGCTGGCGGCGACGGTGCTGCGGTCGCTGACCGAGCAGCGCGCGGAGGGCGGCAGCCGTCTCGTCCGGCTCGCGCTGGCGCAGACGGGGCACTGGCTGACGGGGACGCTGCCGCGGTACGAGCCGGGGCGGTATCTCGCGGAGTCGGAGGGGCCGTTGGGGCGGTTGCGGCACGCGCTTTCGCCGGTGTCGTACGAGGGCGGTCCGGCGGGGTGGTCCCGGCCGCCGGGCATCGCGGGGGCGGACGCGCCGGAGTGGCTGGGGGGCTGA
- a CDS encoding sterol desaturase family protein — translation MPNLPDVVLWSIPAFVLLTVLEMVSHRIHPDEDAAGYETKDAATSLGMGIGSLAFDALWKIPVVAIYTAVYELTPLRVPVLWWTIPLMLLAQDFLYYWQHRGHHVIRVLWACHVVHHSSRKFNLTTALRQPWTSVTGWPFYLPMIALGVHPAAVAFCYSINLVYQFWIHTERVDKLPRPFEYVLNTPSHHRVHHASQGGYLDRNFGGILIVWDRMFGSWVPETDRPVYGLTKNIETYNPLRVATHEYAAIARDLRAANDWRERAGRVFRGPGWQPAAATATASTATPAPADTTTTTAPEVTA, via the coding sequence ATGCCGAACCTGCCCGATGTCGTTCTCTGGTCCATACCGGCGTTCGTCCTGCTCACCGTCCTGGAGATGGTCAGCCACCGGATCCACCCCGACGAGGACGCCGCCGGGTACGAGACCAAGGACGCCGCCACCAGCCTCGGCATGGGGATCGGGAGCCTCGCCTTCGACGCGCTGTGGAAGATCCCGGTCGTCGCGATCTACACCGCCGTCTACGAGCTGACCCCGCTCCGCGTCCCCGTCCTCTGGTGGACGATCCCGCTCATGCTGCTCGCGCAGGACTTCCTGTACTACTGGCAGCACCGGGGACACCACGTCATCCGGGTCCTCTGGGCCTGTCACGTCGTCCACCACAGCAGCCGCAAGTTCAACCTCACCACCGCCCTGCGCCAGCCGTGGACCAGCGTGACGGGCTGGCCGTTCTACCTGCCGATGATCGCCCTCGGCGTGCACCCGGCGGCCGTCGCGTTCTGCTACTCGATCAACCTCGTCTACCAGTTCTGGATCCACACCGAGCGGGTCGACAAGCTGCCCCGGCCCTTCGAGTACGTCCTCAACACGCCCTCGCACCACCGTGTCCACCACGCCTCCCAGGGCGGCTACCTCGACCGGAACTTCGGCGGCATCCTCATCGTCTGGGACCGGATGTTCGGCTCCTGGGTCCCCGAGACCGACCGGCCCGTGTACGGGCTCACCAAGAACATCGAGACGTACAACCCGCTCCGCGTCGCCACCCACGAGTACGCCGCCATCGCCCGCGACCTCCGCGCCGCGAACGACTGGCGCGAACGGGCGGGCCGGGTCTTCCGGGGCCCCGGCTGGCAGCCGGCCGCCGCCACCGCCACCGCGAGCACGGCCACCCCCGCTCCGGCGGACACGACCACCACCACCGCCCCCGAGGTGACCGCGTGA
- a CDS encoding VIT1/CCC1 transporter family protein, translating into MTAPPVPGDAHAEAHGGLGARLNWLRAAVLGANDGVVSTAGLVVGVAGATGSRAALLTAGLAGLLAGSMSMAAGEYVSVSTQRDSERAALAQEKRELRERPEAELDELTGLLATHGLSREVAREAAEQLTARDALRAHARVELGIDPDDLTNPWHAAGASFLAFTVGALLPLLAIVLPPASVRLWITVVSVLAALTLTGWGSARLGDAPAGRAVLRNVAGGALAMAVTYGAGSLLDVSGV; encoded by the coding sequence GTGACCGCACCCCCCGTACCGGGCGACGCACACGCCGAGGCCCACGGCGGCCTCGGCGCCCGCCTCAACTGGCTCCGGGCCGCCGTGCTCGGAGCCAATGACGGAGTCGTCTCCACCGCCGGTCTCGTCGTCGGCGTGGCCGGCGCCACCGGGTCCCGGGCCGCCCTGCTCACGGCAGGCCTGGCCGGGCTGCTCGCCGGGTCGATGTCGATGGCGGCGGGGGAGTACGTCTCGGTCTCCACCCAGCGCGACTCCGAGAGGGCGGCGCTCGCCCAGGAGAAGCGCGAACTGCGCGAGCGGCCGGAGGCCGAGCTCGACGAACTGACCGGCCTCCTGGCCACCCACGGCCTCTCCCGCGAGGTGGCCCGCGAGGCCGCCGAACAGCTCACCGCCCGCGACGCCCTGCGGGCCCACGCGCGCGTGGAGCTGGGCATCGACCCCGACGACCTCACCAACCCCTGGCACGCGGCGGGCGCCAGCTTCCTCGCCTTCACCGTCGGAGCCCTGCTCCCGCTCCTCGCGATCGTCCTGCCACCGGCCTCCGTGCGGCTCTGGATCACGGTCGTCTCCGTCCTGGCGGCCCTGACCCTCACCGGCTGGGGGAGCGCCCGCCTCGGCGACGCCCCCGCGGGCCGCGCGGTCCTGCGCAACGTGGCGGGCGGTGCCCTGGCGATGGCGGTCACCTACGGAGCGGGCTCCCTGCTGGACGTCTCGGGGGTCTGA
- a CDS encoding SDR family NAD(P)-dependent oxidoreductase codes for MQLREGQVAVVTGAASGIGLAMARRFAAEGMAVVLGDVEAGALTEAADELMEGGAQVLARTVDVSDPDDVRAFADAAYDTFGAVHVLCNNAGVGSGAEGRMWEHEPNDWKWAFSVNVWGVFHGIQAFVPRMIAGGEAGHVVNTSSGDGGIAPLPTASVYAVTKAAVVTMTESLYAHLKAEHARVGASVLFPGPHMLRTGLWESHRNRPDRYAKQRPRRTPYRSLDQWEAAMKEAGHEVAFTPVEEVAEHVVDGIRADRFWMLPESEHSDRQIRARSTSMLDRANPSYLESFILD; via the coding sequence ATGCAACTGCGCGAGGGACAGGTCGCCGTCGTCACCGGCGCGGCGAGCGGCATCGGGCTCGCCATGGCCCGCCGCTTCGCCGCCGAGGGCATGGCCGTCGTCCTCGGCGACGTCGAGGCGGGCGCGCTCACGGAGGCCGCCGACGAGCTGATGGAGGGCGGCGCCCAGGTGCTCGCCCGGACCGTCGACGTCTCCGACCCCGACGACGTCCGGGCGTTCGCGGACGCCGCGTACGACACCTTCGGCGCCGTCCACGTCCTCTGCAACAACGCGGGCGTCGGCTCGGGAGCCGAGGGCCGCATGTGGGAGCACGAGCCCAACGACTGGAAGTGGGCCTTCTCCGTCAACGTCTGGGGCGTCTTCCACGGCATCCAGGCCTTCGTCCCGCGCATGATCGCCGGCGGCGAAGCCGGCCATGTCGTCAACACCTCCTCAGGCGACGGCGGCATCGCCCCACTGCCCACCGCCTCCGTGTACGCGGTCACCAAGGCGGCCGTCGTCACCATGACCGAGTCGCTGTACGCCCACCTCAAGGCGGAGCACGCGCGCGTGGGCGCCTCCGTGCTCTTCCCCGGACCGCACATGCTCCGCACCGGGCTCTGGGAGTCGCACCGCAACCGGCCCGACCGGTACGCCAAGCAGCGGCCCCGCCGGACCCCCTACCGCAGCCTCGACCAGTGGGAGGCCGCCATGAAGGAGGCCGGGCACGAGGTGGCCTTCACCCCGGTGGAGGAGGTCGCCGAGCACGTCGTCGACGGCATCCGCGCCGACCGCTTCTGGATGCTCCCGGAGAGCGAGCACAGCGACCGGCAGATCCGCGCGCGCTCGACCTCGATGCTCGACCGCGCCAACCCGTCGTACCTGGAGAGCTTCATCCTCGACTGA